The following are encoded together in the Herpetosiphonaceae bacterium genome:
- a CDS encoding carboxypeptidase-like regulatory domain-containing protein, with protein MYTSSVRPRSVVAMRFWLLVILFLVSTFVAPATSDVLAVSYQLSGKVSDQSGNGLASVTVDVINPTTAATVASTITNISGTYTLSVEQGTYDVRVTPTAASGFGPAVALGRTITRATTLDFVLVPAGVVTLSGKVRDPLGNGLAGQTVELAPGGGAANVWVTTNASGDYALQVAPGNYFLSVSGVLRRACRLPRAQAPHPHRARKLRAQRSG; from the coding sequence ATGTATACCTCATCGGTTCGTCCGCGCTCCGTCGTCGCCATGCGTTTCTGGCTGTTGGTCATCCTGTTCCTGGTATCCACCTTCGTCGCGCCGGCGACGAGCGATGTGCTCGCCGTCAGCTACCAGCTATCCGGCAAGGTGAGCGACCAGTCGGGCAATGGATTAGCGAGTGTTACGGTTGACGTCATCAACCCGACGACGGCTGCAACGGTTGCGAGCACGATCACTAACATCTCCGGCACCTATACGCTCTCAGTCGAGCAAGGCACGTATGATGTGCGGGTGACACCAACGGCTGCGAGCGGGTTCGGGCCAGCAGTTGCACTGGGAAGGACTATTACGCGCGCGACAACGCTCGATTTCGTACTCGTACCGGCTGGAGTCGTCACGCTGAGCGGGAAAGTGCGGGACCCGCTGGGCAACGGCCTGGCAGGTCAGACGGTTGAGCTGGCGCCGGGTGGTGGAGCGGCCAATGTGTGGGTCACGACCAACGCCTCTGGCGACTATGCGCTCCAGGTGGCACCAGGCAATTACTTCCTCAGCGTTTCGGGCGTCCTCCGCCGAGCATGCCGCCTCCCGCGAGCGCAAGCGCCCCACCCCCACCGAGCAAGGAAGCTAAGAGCGCAGCGATCAGGATGA